In Gossypium arboreum isolate Shixiya-1 chromosome 3, ASM2569848v2, whole genome shotgun sequence, the sequence CAAGGCCCATTGCATGCAATCTTTGTTCCCGTTGGTGGTGGTGGGCTCATAGCTGGCATTGCTGCTTATGTAAAGAGGGTTTCCCCAGAGGTATGTGGTTTCTTATTGTAAACATTACTATTGCATATTGTTGCGTGGGAGCTTGGAGTTCTTTCATTCTTTGTAGATGACATGCACTTGCCACTTCATATATTCAGTTTCCTTCCTTTTTTATTACTTTCGAGCCTTGAATCATCATATATATTTCAAGACTTGAAATTTCAATTGGTTTTTGTTAAAGTTGGGAATTTAGTTTGTTGCTAATTGCTAGATAACTTGATCTGACCTTGGCAATTATGTTGACATATCATAATAGGCGTCCCTGGTCAGATACTTAAGATCTTCATAGAAGCTGACTTAGGAAAGTTTTCAATTGAATGTTACGTATTGATGACAATTTCACCTTACAGACATAGATGAATTAGAATAGTTTAAGACTTAGAAGCATGTCTCATTTTCCAGTCTTTAGAAATTAATAGGCGAGCAAGCTTTTCTAACGCTACTTTATACTTTTTGCATTGCCTAATTTTAATTTGATACATAGTGcctttgattaattaattatattcaGAACTTGGTCTTGTTCAAACTCAGATAACTATAGGACTACCAATATGATTATATGCATTTGTAGCAAAAACTAGAGTGGACTTAAATTCTTGATATTTTGAACTCATGATCATGGTACATTGAGAATCTCTTAATACACTAGATGAAACTCGAAGGTTTTCTTATCTATTTTCATCTCTAacttgtttttttcttttcatttatgaTCTTACAAGAGGCCTGCATCCAGCACACCTGTTACATCCTTGATTGAAACTTATGTTATACTGTTGGAAATTCACTTTTATGTTATACAGAATAGAGCTTCATAATGAACCTTGAAATATTATTCCTCTctaatttttctttcattcattcattccttttccattttttttatgtttagtttTGTTTCATAAACTTCAAACTAATAATCCCTACAAATGTTTTTCATCTGCTTTCTCTTCTCTTTCGCTCTCTTTTTCctgttctttttattttctttctactATAAGAAAAGGTTCTCAGGTCAAGCCCCAGTTGGTTTGTTTGTACCCTTTTACATCAACGAGTAGTGCAACGCAAAGAAATATCAAGCAACAATACGATCAGCTTGTTAAGTGTCATGGAAACAAAGGATTGACATTAGCTCAGGTTTGTTGAAGTTCCACTTTTTTCTTGATGTTCTTTAAACTATTGATTAACTTGACAAGTACTAATAAAGGCTATCCGTTTtataatttgtattgaattattgTAGTTTATGATTTTTCTTATAATTGAGAAAGTAAAAACAGTATAGCTGGTTGTGTTGAAAATGAAGGTCTTACTTTTAATTTActcttaatttcatatattattattctACTACGTacaattacttattatttattttgttttattgaagAAAAACCACTAACCCATTGTTTATATTTAAAAGAACACTCTTGCAGGTTTTACAAAGCTATCATCCACATTGAGTAATTTAGAGATGCTTGACTTAAAATACAATTACTTGAATGATAGCATTCTGTTATCTCTGAGTGAGCTTTCATCTCTTCGATATTTAGATCTATCATACAATCGAATTGAAGGATCAAGTCATTCAAGAGGTAATTTAAATATGGTCCggttttagtttttatttgtATTGTGGCGTTTGACAGTGGTTTTCAATTCTTTTTATCCCCTGTAATGTAACTCTGCTTTTGCTTTAGTAAAATTTTCATATAGTTGAGAAAGTAAAAACAGTTAACaagtaattttaatatatataaggtTTCCAATGGATTTCAAGACTCACCAAATTGGAAACTCTTGTTTTAAGTGGGAATTCTTTGAAGAATAGTGTTCTTCTCCATATGAGAAATCTTTCATTCTTGAAGAATTTAAGATTGAGCGATAATCACTTGGAAGGAAGGGTCATATTCAAGGTAGACTGATTTTACCTGATTC encodes:
- the LOC108471661 gene encoding receptor like protein 29-like — encoded protein: MLDLKYNYLNDSILLSLSELSSLRYLDLSYNRIEGSSHSRGFQWISRLTKLETLVLSGNSLKNSVLLHMRNLSFLKNLRLSDNHLEGRVIFKDYEYASYNPVAFDIANHFCEMAADYTQIHPMLWIIVNTQLIKRVRWHPLSQPCHQLGHSLHLMVWP